The Sporomusa termitida genome has a window encoding:
- a CDS encoding sigma-54 interaction domain-containing protein — translation MGVCTAVLDLIITLNADFRIKAVQPVGNTPALLADGICAGLIDQPINHVLGAELKEQGIVELNNKFFRYQCVAEPDGSVLYLSNSGVLLDFYKQIYGHLAEGVQIYDRNGNFLFANPASEALEGYNSCDYLGKHLLDIYDVNEEYSTVLTILRTKKPVANRCDRFKMKNGTILTTINSGYPLIIDNTLYGAVVFESDISVLRQLKTRTFNLEAYIGSTDPGQQPALYTFDDIVHEAENMKDMIHFAKKVSLTDSSILLVGATGTGKELVAQSLHSFSARRYKPFIDVNCSAVPGNLFESMFFGTEKGAFTGSLSKAGLFEMANGGTIFLDEVNSISPEIQAKLLRVLQEKRLQRVGGSKYIQCDVRIISAANEDLNSLMQQQKIRMDFYYRLSTIRIDLPALKDRGQDISLLARTFLQGLCRQYQREPLAIAAEVLAVLQQYEWPGNVRELHHVLEYAVNRTADDAGILTMECLPGYLLLEGSSSLTAPGGGGKPARPEAAGTFAECMERYEYDLICRTLTAKAGNITNSAKQLGISRQSLQYRMKKLSIGG, via the coding sequence ATGGGGGTCTGCACAGCGGTGCTTGATTTGATCATTACACTTAATGCTGATTTTCGAATAAAGGCAGTGCAGCCGGTGGGGAATACTCCGGCGCTGCTGGCAGACGGTATCTGTGCCGGCCTAATCGATCAGCCAATCAACCATGTGTTGGGGGCTGAGCTAAAAGAGCAGGGGATTGTGGAGCTTAATAACAAGTTTTTTCGCTATCAGTGTGTCGCCGAACCGGATGGAAGCGTGTTATATTTAAGCAATAGCGGCGTATTGCTTGATTTTTACAAGCAGATTTACGGGCATCTGGCCGAGGGCGTGCAAATCTACGACCGCAACGGGAATTTCCTGTTTGCCAATCCCGCCAGTGAGGCCCTGGAGGGATATAATAGCTGTGATTATCTGGGCAAGCACTTGCTTGATATTTACGATGTGAATGAAGAATACAGCACGGTTCTGACAATTTTGCGCACAAAAAAACCGGTTGCCAACCGGTGCGACCGTTTTAAGATGAAAAACGGGACAATCCTGACTACCATTAATTCCGGCTATCCTTTAATTATTGACAACACTCTATATGGCGCCGTTGTTTTTGAAAGTGATATATCTGTACTAAGGCAGCTTAAAACCAGGACTTTTAATCTGGAAGCATACATCGGCAGTACCGACCCTGGGCAGCAGCCGGCCCTGTATACCTTTGATGATATTGTGCATGAGGCCGAAAATATGAAAGATATGATTCATTTTGCCAAAAAGGTATCGCTGACTGATTCGTCCATCCTGCTGGTGGGGGCTACCGGAACCGGCAAAGAACTTGTGGCGCAGAGCCTACACTCGTTTAGCGCCAGAAGGTATAAGCCCTTTATAGATGTTAATTGCAGCGCCGTGCCGGGCAATCTGTTTGAGAGCATGTTCTTCGGTACTGAAAAAGGAGCTTTTACAGGCAGCCTTAGCAAGGCCGGCCTGTTTGAAATGGCGAATGGCGGGACAATTTTTCTTGACGAAGTCAATTCCATCAGTCCGGAGATACAGGCTAAGCTCTTGCGGGTATTGCAGGAAAAGCGGCTGCAAAGGGTGGGTGGCAGTAAATATATCCAATGTGACGTGCGGATCATCTCGGCCGCGAATGAGGATCTCAACAGCCTGATGCAGCAGCAAAAAATCCGCATGGATTTTTATTACCGGCTATCAACCATCAGAATTGATCTGCCTGCCTTAAAAGACCGGGGCCAGGACATTAGTTTGCTGGCCCGAACTTTCCTGCAGGGGTTGTGCCGGCAGTATCAGCGGGAACCACTGGCTATTGCGGCCGAAGTGCTGGCCGTGCTTCAACAATACGAGTGGCCGGGAAATGTAAGGGAACTTCACCATGTCCTTGAATATGCCGTTAACCGTACGGCCGATGACGCCGGCATCCTGACAATGGAATGTCTCCCTGGTTATTTACTATTAGAAGGGAGCAGCTCCCTAACGGCGCCGGGAGGGGGTGGGAAGCCGGCCAGGCCTGAAGCCGCCGGGACTTTTGCTGAATGTATGGAACGGTACGAGTACGACTTAATCTGCAGGACGCTGACAGCCAAAGCGGGGAATATTACCAACAGCGCCAAGCAGCTGGGGATAAGCAGGCAAAGCTTGCAGTACCGGATGAAGAAACTAAGTATCGGCGGCTAG
- a CDS encoding helix-turn-helix domain-containing protein — translation MQDLNLIIANNLKQIRAEKKLSLEKAADITGVSKSMLGQIERGESSPTINTIWKIATGLKVSFTSIINSPQDEAMVVHKAEIDPLVEDHGRCKVYPVFPYADDRRFEMYIVEIEPGGRLSTDTHGDKTQEFITVAEGELTLLTNDKEYIVPKGDSVTFRADKRHTYHNPGTGLVRLSMVIHYSL, via the coding sequence TTGCAGGACTTAAATTTGATCATCGCCAATAATCTGAAACAGATTCGAGCGGAGAAGAAATTAAGCCTTGAGAAGGCTGCGGACATTACAGGGGTCAGCAAATCAATGCTGGGGCAGATCGAACGGGGGGAGTCCAGTCCCACAATCAACACCATCTGGAAAATTGCCACAGGGCTGAAAGTCTCTTTTACTTCAATCATTAATTCTCCCCAGGACGAGGCAATGGTTGTGCATAAGGCTGAGATTGATCCGCTTGTTGAGGATCACGGCCGCTGTAAGGTGTACCCTGTTTTCCCCTATGCGGATGACCGCCGGTTTGAAATGTATATCGTGGAAATAGAGCCGGGCGGGCGATTGAGCACAGATACCCATGGCGACAAGACCCAGGAGTTTATTACTGTTGCCGAGGGCGAATTGACTTTACTGACGAACGATAAAGAATATATTGTTCCGAAAGGCGACTCGGTAACCTTCCGGGCTGATAAGCGCCATACCTATCATAACCCCGGTACCGGGCTCGTACGGTTAAGTATGGTTATTCACTACTCATTATAA
- a CDS encoding AzlC family ABC transporter permease: MKSKVHSFQEGLIAGLPLVIGYFPVAMAFGLLAKTVNISLLDSCLFSLLVFAGASQFMALDLIKAGIAMGDIVLATLLLNLRHAMMSASLAVRLTDVKKRWLPLLAFGITDESFAVAAVQPGKLSVPFLLALQGFSYMSWVAGTVAGYLLGSALPVSVKTALGVGLYAMFTAILVPEIRKSANILWLALLAGMIYAANHFFTLLPSGWGLIAAIILASLAGLLLLPGKAREEQP, from the coding sequence ATGAAAAGCAAGGTCCACAGCTTCCAGGAGGGGTTGATCGCCGGCCTCCCCCTTGTTATTGGTTATTTCCCGGTAGCCATGGCCTTTGGCCTGCTGGCCAAAACAGTCAATATTTCCCTGTTGGACAGCTGCCTGTTTTCCCTGCTGGTCTTTGCCGGGGCCAGCCAGTTTATGGCGTTAGACCTTATTAAAGCCGGGATTGCTATGGGCGATATTGTGCTCGCGACCTTGCTGCTTAATCTGAGGCATGCCATGATGAGCGCCTCGCTCGCCGTACGCCTTACAGACGTAAAAAAGCGCTGGCTGCCATTGCTGGCTTTTGGTATTACTGATGAAAGTTTTGCGGTGGCCGCTGTACAGCCGGGCAAACTGAGTGTGCCTTTTTTGCTGGCTTTACAGGGATTTAGCTATATGTCCTGGGTTGCCGGCACTGTCGCCGGCTATCTGCTGGGCAGTGCCCTGCCGGTATCAGTGAAGACCGCGCTGGGAGTGGGCCTTTATGCCATGTTTACGGCAATCCTGGTGCCTGAGATCAGGAAGTCGGCCAATATTCTGTGGTTAGCGCTACTGGCAGGAATGATCTATGCAGCCAACCACTTCTTTACCCTGCTTCCGTCCGGCTGGGGCCTGATTGCAGCGATTATCCTGGCTTCACTGGCCGGCCTCTTGTTATTACCCGGCAAAGCCAGGGAGGAACAGCCATGA
- a CDS encoding AzlD domain-containing protein, translating to MTSHLPLILAMLLVTFGPRLLPWLLLAKRPLPPLLRRFLLYIPYTALGALIVKGVLEAPAAMTAATLAGIAAAAACSWYRGGLVSSVSAAIIAVFLLLSYQ from the coding sequence ATGACGAGCCATTTACCGTTAATCCTGGCCATGCTGCTTGTTACCTTCGGGCCCAGGCTCCTCCCCTGGCTGCTATTAGCAAAGCGGCCGTTGCCGCCTTTATTGCGGCGGTTTCTTCTCTATATCCCCTACACGGCGCTGGGCGCGTTAATTGTCAAGGGAGTCCTGGAAGCACCGGCGGCAATGACGGCAGCAACCCTGGCGGGCATAGCCGCAGCGGCCGCCTGTTCCTGGTACCGGGGCGGCCTGGTATCCTCTGTCTCAGCCGCAATCATTGCCGTATTCCTGCTCCTGTCGTATCAATAG
- a CDS encoding lactate racemase domain-containing protein has translation MYAETVKFPKMARVKQIIAQTAINDIKGAVREELESINVAGRIKPGEKVGITVGSRGVANLKIIVEVIIEAVKQVGGEPFILPAMGSHGGGTAAGQVEMLNSLGIRAEALNAPVLACDKASQIGTTKQGIPVYVNDITLSGQLDKLILFNRVKEHTEFEGEIESGIHKICAIGIGNPQGALAVHQYSLDYGYEQTITEVGAYIIKQLPVAFAIATVENYYHETAHIKAMLPDEIMEAEKKLLKLAKASLGKIPFEAIDVLIVEEMGKNISGSGMDANVIGRIQVFGQKEPEKPVIKRIVVLDTTVESHGMATGIGLADFTTKKLVDKLDLWSTYFNCITAQSPEKGRLPIYFATEKESIGAALTCIGITKPENARVVHIRNTNEVEVIEVSASLLPEVLVRSNLELLTEEKPMQFDESGNILKISAG, from the coding sequence ATGTACGCAGAAACTGTTAAGTTTCCTAAAATGGCGAGGGTAAAACAAATTATAGCGCAAACAGCCATTAACGATATTAAAGGTGCAGTCAGGGAAGAATTAGAATCAATCAACGTGGCTGGCCGGATAAAGCCTGGAGAAAAGGTTGGCATAACTGTTGGCAGCCGGGGGGTAGCCAATCTGAAAATTATCGTGGAAGTGATAATTGAAGCAGTGAAGCAAGTTGGCGGCGAACCTTTTATTTTACCGGCAATGGGCTCACATGGCGGCGGTACTGCTGCCGGGCAGGTTGAAATGCTAAATTCGCTGGGGATCAGGGCGGAAGCGCTTAATGCTCCGGTCCTTGCCTGTGATAAAGCCAGTCAAATAGGAACGACTAAGCAGGGAATACCTGTGTATGTTAATGATATAACACTATCAGGGCAACTAGATAAACTCATTCTTTTTAACCGGGTCAAGGAACATACCGAATTTGAGGGCGAGATCGAAAGCGGCATCCATAAAATTTGCGCAATCGGGATCGGAAACCCGCAGGGGGCTTTGGCCGTACACCAGTATTCGCTGGATTATGGTTATGAACAAACGATTACCGAGGTGGGTGCCTATATCATAAAGCAGTTGCCGGTAGCCTTTGCCATCGCTACGGTAGAAAACTATTATCACGAAACAGCGCATATCAAAGCTATGCTGCCTGATGAAATTATGGAGGCGGAAAAAAAATTGCTAAAGCTGGCAAAGGCGAGCCTGGGCAAGATACCTTTCGAAGCAATCGATGTGCTTATTGTTGAGGAAATGGGTAAAAACATCAGCGGTTCCGGCATGGATGCCAACGTTATCGGCCGCATTCAGGTTTTTGGTCAGAAAGAACCGGAGAAACCGGTCATAAAGCGAATTGTTGTACTGGATACCACCGTGGAAAGTCATGGCATGGCTACCGGTATCGGTCTGGCAGACTTTACAACCAAAAAACTGGTGGATAAACTGGATTTATGGTCTACTTACTTTAATTGTATTACAGCCCAGTCTCCCGAAAAAGGGAGATTACCTATATATTTTGCTACCGAAAAGGAAAGTATCGGAGCCGCGTTAACCTGCATTGGCATTACTAAGCCGGAAAACGCCAGAGTTGTCCATATTCGCAATACGAATGAGGTTGAGGTTATTGAGGTCTCTGCAAGCCTGCTTCCAGAAGTATTAGTCAGATCTAATTTAGAATTATTGACAGAAGAGAAACCCATGCAGTTCGATGAGTCAGGAAACATCCTTAAAATATCAGCAGGGTAG